One Brassica napus cultivar Da-Ae chromosome C4, Da-Ae, whole genome shotgun sequence genomic region harbors:
- the LOC106446341 gene encoding U-box domain-containing protein 21-like, with translation MGFTWGMRLRGASKKKIAPVMSWSESTSEPDITIPPEFQCPISIDLMKDPVIISTGITYDRTSIEKWIDSGNNTCPVTNTVLTTFDQIPNHTIRKMIQGWCVEIGSSLIERIPTPRVPLMPCEVYEICRKLSSATRRGDYEKCEEIIWRIKKLEKESEKNRNCIIENGVALVLCDCFEKFSADEKSTSILGKILSLLTWMVPIGWEGLTTLASASSFRCIAGFLRSKDDTVRENAAFLLKEILSLEETQVHAFAEENGVAAAFLKLIRDSVSSSSTRSSLTAVSQMVLAKPEIASEFLEIGLVNQTVEMIIDGENSVCEKALAVLDAVCETSEGIEEVRKNALVMPLLVKKILKVSEQGTWSSVSAILKLCKAGNASTVEEAVRLGAFQKMFLVLQVRYGEETKEKATELLKMMNTQMKLMSDDVDSSMEFKYLKKPF, from the coding sequence ATGGGTTTTACATGGGGAATGAGACTACGTGGAGCTAGCAAGAAGAAGATAGCTCCGGTAATGAGTTGGTCGGAATCGACATCGGAGCCGGATATAACGATTCCGCCGGAGTTTCAATGCCCGATCTCAATCGATCTCATGAAAGATCCGGTGATAATCTCCACAGGCATTACCTACGACCGCACAAGCATCGAAAAATGGATCGATTCAGGGAACAACACGTGTCCTGTCACGAACACAGTCTTGACCACTTTCGATCAGATCCCGAACCACACGATTCGCAAGATGATCCAAGGATGGTGCGTGGAGATAGGATCGTCGTTGATTGAGCGGATCCCAACGCCACGTGTCCCTTTGATGCCGTGTGAGGTCTACGAGATCTGTAGAAAGTTATCCTCTGCTACGCGGCGTGGGGATTACGAGAAATGCGAGGAGATTATTTGGAGGATTAAGAAGTTGGAAAAAGAAAGCGAGAAAAATAGAAATTGTATTATTGAAAACGGCGTCGCATTGGTTTTGTGTGATTGTTTCGAGAAGTTCTCGGCAGACGAGAAATCAACGTCCATCTTGGGAAAGATTTTATCTCTGCTGACGTGGATGGTTCCTATTGGGTGGGAGGGTTTAACGACACTGGCGTCTGCGTCGTCGTTTCGTTGCATCGCGGGTTTCTTGAGGAGCAAGGACGATACCGTTCGTGAAAACGCTGCGTTTTTGTTGAAGGAGATCCTATCGTTGGAAGAAACGCAAGTTCACGCGTTTGCGGAGGAGAACGGAGTCGCGGCAGCGTTTCTTAAACTTATTCGCGATTCCGTTTCGTCTAGCTCAACGAGATCTTCCTTGACAGCGGTTTCTCAAATGGTCTTGGCAAAGCCCGAGATCGCGTCTGAGTTTCTCGAAATCGGTCTTGTGAATCAAACGGTGGAGATGATCATTGATGGTGAGAATAGCGTTTGCGAGAAAGCGTTGGCGGTTCTAGACGCGGTTTGCGAAACCAGCGAAGGGATAGAGGAAGTGAGGAAAAACGCGTTGGTGATGCCGCTTTTGGTGAAGAAGATTCTTAAGGTCTCTGAACAAGGGACGTGGAGCTCAGTGTCTGCGATTTTGAAGCTGTGTAAAGCAGGGAACGCGTCCACGGTTGAAGAAGCGGTGCGTTTGGGAGCGTTTCAGAAGATGTTTTTGGTGTTACAGGTTCGGTATGGAGAAGAGACCAAGGAGAAAGCGACGGAGTtgttgaagatgatgaacacACAGATGAAACTGATGAGCGATGATGTTGATTCTTCAATGGAGTTTAAGTATCTCAAGAAGCCATTTTGA
- the LOC106376491 gene encoding protein C2-DOMAIN ABA-RELATED 1 translates to MENLLGLLRIHVKRGVNLAIRDTSSSDPYIVFSSGKQKLKTRVIKHSINPEWNDELTLSVTDPNLTVKLTIYDKDLFSADDKMGEAQFSIAPYLEAIKLHHKLEGGLPHGTIIMKVQPTRQNCLSEESHILLNQGKLVQNIFLRLQHVECGEVELQLEWIDVTGSKGF, encoded by the exons ATGGAGAATCTACTGGGTCTTCTGAGAATTCATGTGAAGAGAGGTGTGAATCTTGCCATTAGAGATACCTCAAGCAGCGATCCTTACATCGTCTTTTCCTCAGGAAAACAG AAGCTTAAAACCCGTGTAATCAAACATAGTATTAACCCAGAATGGAACGACGAGCTAACTCTTTCCGTTACAGATCCAAATCTCACTGTTAAACTT ACGATTTACGACAAGGACTTGTTTTCGGCCGATGATAAGATGGGAGAAGCACAGTTTAGCATTGCTCCATATCTTGAAGCCATTAAACTACACCATAAACTTGAAGGAGGACTTCCCCACGGAACCATAATCATGAAGGTACAACCGACCAGACAAAACTGTTTGTCTGAAGAGAGTCATATTTTGTTGAACCAAGGCAAGCTTGTGCAGAATATATTCCTTAGACTCCAGCACGTGGAGTGTGGAGAGGTCGAGCTACAGCTCGAGTGGATTGATGTTACCGGTTCAAAGGGTTTTTAA
- the LOC106374805 gene encoding BTB/POZ domain-containing protein At1g30440-like, which translates to MLTGSMACMKLGSKSDSFKRQGQDWFRTSGLPTDIIIEVGEVSFHLHKFPLLSRSGVMERRIAEASKEGDDKCLIQISDFPGGDKTFELVAKFCYGVKLELTASNVVCLRCAAKHLEMTEEYGEGNLISQTGKFFNQVVFKSWKYSIKALQCCDEVLKYADEFNITKKCIESLAMRALADPNSFVEYGGPMQSPGGSVLWNGISTGARREDTSSDWWYEDASMVSFALFKRLITLMDSRGIREEIVAGSLTYYTRKYLPVLKRRRHSGSSSITPLSTGSVLSEEEQKHLLEEIQELDLPCMQKGLLPTKFFVDMLIIAKILKASPSCIENLEKRIGRQLDQATLEDLVMPSFSHTVETLYDVDSVQRILDHFLSWDHTMPVGASSSCSSVDDGNLNESSQSMTAVAKLIDGYLAEVAPDANLKLPKFQALAASVPDYARLLDDGLYRAIDIYLKHHPWLAEKEREDLCRLLDCQKLSTEACTHAAQNERLPLRIIVQVLFIEQLQLKASVAEYLPVLGSLVGRSRKLGSDGFSGESTKGGWETAVRENQDLKVGMDKMRMRVCELEKECSKMRQEIEKLDKTTKGGGAFGSGSKTWENVSKKLGFGMKLKSHQMDSAQKVSSLKSNNENAKIEKLKDVKERQEKY; encoded by the exons ATGTTGACAGGAAGTATGGCATGCATGAAGCTGGGATCAAAATCAGATTCATTCAAAAGACAAGGCCAGGATTG GTTTCGCACAAGTGGACTTCCAACTGATATCATCATTGAAGTTGGAGAGGTGTCTTTCCATCTCCACAAG TTTCCCTTGCTCTCAAGAAGTGGAGTCATGGAAAGAAGGATTGCAGAGGCGTCTAAAGAAGGTGATGACAAATGTCTCATTCAGATTTCTGATTTTCCTGGCGGAGACAAAACTTTTGAGCTGGTCGCCAAGTTCTGCTATGGTGTGAAGCTCGAACTCACTGCCTCCAACGTTGTATGCCTCAGATGCGCTGCTAAGCATCTCGAAATGACAGAGGAGTATGGGGAAGGAAACCTAATTTCCCAAACCGGAAAGTTTTTCAATCAAGTCGTCTTCAAAAGCTGGAAATATTCAATAAAAGCCCTTCAATGCTGCGATGAGGTCCTCAAGTACGCTGATGAATTCAACATTACCAAGAAATGCATCGAATCATTAGCCATGAGAGCATTGGCAGATCCAAACTCGTTCGTGGAGTATGGTGGGCCCATGCAGAGTCCAGGTGGCAGCGTTTTATGGAACGGGATAAGCACAGGGGCTAGACGTGAAGACACTAGTTCAGATTGGTGGTACGAGGACGCATCGATGGTTAGTTTTGCTCTTTTTAAGAGACTTATCACACTCATGGATTCCCGAGGAATAAGAGAAGAAATCGTCGCCGGTTCCCTAACCTATTACACCAGAAAATACTTGCCTGTCTTAAAACGACGACGTCACAGTGGTAGTTCTTCCATCACACCTTTGAGCACGGGGAGTGTATTGTCTGAAGAAGAGCAGAAACACTTGCTTGAAGAGATTCAGGAGCTTGATCTTCCCTGTATGCAAAAAGGTTTACTTCCGACCAAGTTTTTCGTAGACATGCTTATAATCGCCAAGATTCTGAAAGCTAGTCCGAGTTGCATAGAGAATCTGGAGAAGCGGATAGGGAGGCAGCTTGACCAGGCGACGTTGGAAGATCTTGTAATGCCTAGCTTTTCTCATACTGTTGAGACTTTATATGACGTTGACTCTGTGCAAAGGATCCTGGACCACTTTCTTAGTTGGGATCATACTATGCCCGTAGGGGCTAGCTCCTCGTGTTCTTCAGTAGATGACGGGAATTTAAACGAATCCTCACAGTCAATGACAGCTGTTGCGAAGCTGATAGATGGGTATCTTGCTGAAGTGGCTCCTGATGCCAATCTCAAGCTTCCAAAGTTCCAAGCTTTAGCCGCTTCGGTTCCTGATTACGCCAGACTCTTAGATGACGGGCTCTATCGTGCAATAGACATTTACCTAAAG CATCATCCGTGGTTAGcggaaaaagaaagagaggatCTTTGTAGGTTGTTAGACTGCCAAAAGCTCTCTACGGAAGCTTGCACACACGCAGCACAGAACGAGAGGTTGCCTCTAAGAATAATAGTCCAAGTGCTCTTCATTGAGCAGCTTCAGCTCAAGGCCTCTGTTGCTGAATACCTCCCGGTTTTAGGCAGCCTCGTTGGCCGGTCAAGAAAGTTAGGAAGCGACGGATTTTCAGGAGAATCAACcaaaggaggatgggaaacCGCAGTACGAGAGAATCAAGACCTGAAAGTTGGAATGGACAAAATGAGAATGCGGGTTTGCGAGTTAGAGAAAGAATGTTCAAAAATGAGACAGGAGATAGAGAAACTCGATAAGACAACAAAGGGTGGTGGTGCTTTTGGAAGCGGCAGCAAAACGTGGGAAAACGTTTCTAAGAAACTCGGATTCGGTATGAAGCTGAAGTCACATCAAATGGACAGTGCTCAAAAAGTATCCAGCTTAAAGTCTAACAACGAGAATGCGAAGATAGAGAAGCTTAAGGATGTCAAAGAACGTCAAGAGAAGTATTAG